From Carya illinoinensis cultivar Pawnee chromosome 5, C.illinoinensisPawnee_v1, whole genome shotgun sequence, one genomic window encodes:
- the LOC122310913 gene encoding myb-related protein 308-like, whose amino-acid sequence MGRSPCCEKAHTNKGAWTKEEDDRLIAYIRSHGEGCWRSLPKAAGLLRCGKSCRLRWINYLRPDLKRGNFTEEEDELIIKLHSLLGNKWSLIAGRLPGRTDNEIKNYWNTHIRRKLLNRGIDPATHRSINEAAQDTTSTISFAASAVKEEENPTTAAFGGKDAKSQVQERCPDLNLELRISPPCQNQYEPLKTGGASLCMACSLGLQTSKDCSCRVASKGSTSGSTSATGYDFLGLTSGVLDYRGLETK is encoded by the exons ATGGGAAGGTCTCCTTGCTGTGAGAAAGCTCACACAAACAAAGGAGCATGGaccaaagaagaagatgatcgtCTCATCGCCTATATCCGGTCTCACGGCGAGGGCTGCTGGCGCTCGCTCCCTAAAGCCGCTGGCCTTCTCCGATGCGGCAAAAGTTGCCGGCTTCGCTGGATCAACTATCTCCGTCCCGACCTCAAACGTGGCAACTTCACTGAAGAAGAAGACGAGCTCATCATCAAACTCCATAGCCTTCTTGGCAACAA GTGGTCTCTGATAGCGGGGAGATTACCTGGGCGAACGGATAATGAGATAAAGAACTACTGGAACACTCATATAAGAAGAAAACTTTTGAACAGAGGCATTGACCCTGCAACTCACAGGTCAATCAATGAGGCTGCTCAGGATACAACGTCCACTATATCTTTTGCTGCCTCTGCcgtcaaagaagaagaaaaccccACAACCGCGGCGTTTGGGGGGAAAGACGCAAAAAGCCAGGTTCAAGAACGGTGTCCGGACTTGAACCTTGAGCTTAGGATTAGCCCTCCTTGCCAAAACCAGTATGAGCCATTGAAGACTGGTGGAGCCAGTCTATGTATGGCTTGCAGCTTGGGGTTGCAGACTAGTAAGGATTGTAGTTGCAGAGTTGCTAGTAAAGGTAGCACCAGTGGTAGCACTAGTGCCACTGGTTATGATTTCTTGGGGTTGACGAGCGGAGTGTTAGACTACAGAGGCTTGGAAACGAAATGA